The Dehalococcoidales bacterium genome includes a region encoding these proteins:
- the coaBC gene encoding bifunctional phosphopantothenoylcysteine decarboxylase/phosphopantothenate--cysteine ligase CoaBC, with amino-acid sequence MLNGKTIVLGITGGIAAYKAADLASKLTQAGAKVEVVMTEAATRFITPLTLRNITRRPVVTDMFELASEWSVEHVALAEAADAVVIAPATANTIARLATGIADNMLGTVVLATESPVIVCPAMNDNMYRNAVTQKNVAALKARGFTFIEPEYGRLASGKTGKGRLPDTATIIGVIEKVLGQQKDLAGKRIVVTAGGTREPIDPVRHIGNRSSGKMGYALAEAARDRGANVTLITAATALPEPGGMTVIQADTAAAMKKAVTIAVKQADVLIMAAAVADYQPEITAKAKIKKESAGNLTLKLVKTPDILSEVKGDFIKVGFAAESENLVANARKKLASKKLDMIVANDITKADSGFDADTNRIVIIDKKGKAEELPLMSKREAAERILDRVGGLGRERLEIRD; translated from the coding sequence ATGTTAAACGGAAAGACCATCGTGCTGGGGATTACCGGCGGCATCGCCGCCTATAAAGCGGCCGACCTGGCCAGCAAGCTGACGCAGGCCGGGGCCAAAGTGGAAGTGGTGATGACCGAGGCCGCCACCAGGTTCATTACCCCCCTCACCCTGCGCAATATTACGCGCCGGCCGGTGGTGACGGATATGTTCGAGCTGGCCTCCGAGTGGAGCGTGGAGCACGTGGCTTTAGCGGAGGCGGCGGACGCCGTGGTTATCGCCCCGGCCACCGCCAACACCATAGCGCGGCTGGCGACGGGCATCGCGGACAACATGCTAGGCACGGTGGTGCTCGCCACGGAGTCGCCGGTCATCGTCTGCCCGGCCATGAACGACAACATGTACCGCAACGCCGTCACGCAGAAAAACGTGGCGGCCCTGAAAGCGCGCGGCTTTACCTTTATCGAGCCGGAGTACGGGCGGCTGGCTTCCGGGAAAACAGGCAAAGGACGCCTGCCGGATACAGCTACAATTATCGGGGTAATAGAAAAAGTGCTGGGGCAGCAGAAAGACCTGGCGGGCAAGAGGATAGTGGTCACCGCCGGCGGCACCAGGGAACCGATAGACCCGGTGCGGCATATCGGCAACCGCTCGTCCGGCAAGATGGGCTACGCCCTGGCCGAGGCGGCGCGGGACCGGGGGGCTAACGTCACCTTGATAACGGCCGCCACCGCCCTGCCGGAGCCCGGCGGTATGACCGTGATACAGGCGGACACGGCCGCGGCGATGAAGAAAGCCGTTACTATTGCGGTGAAGCAAGCGGACGTGCTGATTATGGCGGCGGCGGTAGCGGACTACCAGCCGGAAATCACCGCCAAGGCCAAGATTAAAAAAGAGAGCGCCGGCAACCTGACCCTGAAGCTGGTGAAGACGCCGGATATCCTGAGCGAGGTCAAGGGGGACTTTATTAAAGTGGGTTTTGCCGCCGAGAGCGAGAACCTGGTAGCCAACGCCAGGAAGAAGCTGGCAAGTAAAAAGCTGGACATGATAGTGGCCAACGACATTACCAAAGCGGACAGCGGCTTCGACGCGGACACGAACAGAATAGTGATTATAGACAAAAAGGGGAAAGCGGAGGAGCTGCCGCTGATGAGCAAACGGGAGGCGGCGGAGAGGATACTGGACAGGGTGGGGGGATTAGGGAGGGAGAGATTAGAGATTAGAGATTAG
- a CDS encoding GNAT family acetyltransferase has protein sequence MQIQPYSPEHEVAVISLWRRCGLVRPNNNPQKDIQRKLKVHPELFLIGIIDSKVVAAAMGGYEGHRGWVNYLGVDPEYRMQGLGKQMMATLEEKLLALGCPKLNLQVLAPNTEALGFYERIGYKRDEVVSLGKRLIPD, from the coding sequence ATGCAAATCCAACCCTATTCGCCGGAACATGAAGTCGCTGTAATCTCTTTATGGCGACGTTGCGGGCTGGTCCGGCCCAACAATAACCCGCAAAAAGACATCCAAAGAAAGCTGAAAGTCCACCCGGAGCTCTTCTTAATTGGTATAATTGATAGTAAAGTGGTGGCCGCGGCCATGGGCGGCTACGAGGGCCACCGCGGCTGGGTAAACTACCTGGGGGTGGACCCGGAATACCGTATGCAGGGGCTGGGCAAACAGATGATGGCGACGCTGGAGGAGAAACTTTTGGCACTAGGATGCCCCAAACTTAATTTACAGGTACTCGCTCCCAATACGGAAGCCCTTGGTTTTTACGAGCGCATCGGGTATAAAAGGGATGAGGTGGTCAGCTTGGGTAAAAGGCTGATACCGGACTAA